CAATACGGATATTGTTTATAACCGAATGGATTTAGAGAGAATGGAAGTGGGCATGCAAGAGATTGCCTCTGAAGAATTTAACCAGAACGAATATTTCTTTCGAGAAGGGCAGTTTATCAATAGAAATGAATTGAACAGCTGGCTTATGAGAGAAAAAGAAGGTAGTGAAGAGGAAGAAGGGAATCCAGACGGACTAAATCCTCCGCTTGGGAGCGGAGAAAGCTTTGAAGAGCAGGAGAGTTCGCAGCCAAGGGTCCTCTCTAATATTCTTGAACATAATTACGTATTTGAAAACGAAGAAGGAAACCTTCAAGTGGGAGGACTCGTAATAGGTCTGTCCATGAATAGTGTTTATTATTTCAGGGAGCAAAATAGTGATGGCACATATGGTCCGTGGCTAAATGAGACAATAAATGAACAAACCAGTTTAGAGGAAGGCAAAAACTTAGCTAATGAAGTTCTTGAGAGATTGAGAAATGAAGAAAGAGCGGAGGGAGCATTGTCTAGTGTTCCGATTATGTTTGCTATTTTTCGTGAAGCTCCTCGCGATTCCACGGTTCCCGGTGAATTTATTGCGACAGCAGTGGCTCCACCTGAAGAAGGAATAGGTGATTGGCAATCTTTAAATGAAAAACATTATCTCTTTCCATCTAATAATGCAGATGAGGAACAAAGAGACGATGCCGAAGCTTTTAATC
This DNA window, taken from Alteribacillus bidgolensis, encodes the following:
- a CDS encoding CamS family sex pheromone protein — encoded protein: MWKNTGMIALSSLLLLSGCLPGLEPDDEGVDIDQDDEEEADVEVSPEIPSLDNYYRSILQDGQFIHGVTRGFNTDIVYNRMDLERMEVGMQEIASEEFNQNEYFFREGQFINRNELNSWLMREKEGSEEEEGNPDGLNPPLGSGESFEEQESSQPRVLSNILEHNYVFENEEGNLQVGGLVIGLSMNSVYYFREQNSDGTYGPWLNETINEQTSLEEGKNLANEVLERLRNEERAEGALSSVPIMFAIFREAPRDSTVPGEFIATAVAPPEEGIGDWQSLNEKHYLFPSNNADEEQRDDAEAFNQFRNDVNQFFENYVGVVGEGYYQNDELRSLSIEIPITFYSKTEIIALTQHVTDRLEQRFPDELEIEVKISSTGGEEALVVKEPGKDPFIHVY